One Paenibacillus sp. FSL H7-0737 DNA segment encodes these proteins:
- the rnmV gene encoding ribonuclease M5, whose product MIKELIVVEGKSDTVAVKRAVEADTIETGGSAVDRTVIAKIALAMERRGVIILTDPDHAGERIRKIVSAKVPGCKHAFIPEKDATRKGDIGVENASPEAIRHALRNVHTSFEGAPALIGLDDLMAAGMLVHPRAAERRMALGNLLGIGYCNGKQLYKRLAMFGITREEFAGALAQIDQGGITS is encoded by the coding sequence ATGATTAAGGAATTAATTGTCGTTGAAGGTAAGAGTGATACCGTCGCTGTTAAACGCGCTGTAGAAGCAGATACGATCGAAACAGGGGGCTCGGCTGTAGACCGGACCGTAATTGCGAAGATCGCGCTTGCTATGGAGCGTAGAGGAGTGATTATCCTTACTGACCCGGATCATGCGGGTGAACGAATTCGTAAGATTGTGTCCGCTAAGGTGCCGGGCTGTAAGCATGCCTTCATTCCTGAGAAGGACGCAACCCGCAAGGGAGATATCGGTGTGGAGAACGCTTCACCAGAGGCGATTCGTCATGCGCTGCGGAATGTACATACCTCTTTTGAAGGTGCACCTGCTTTAATTGGACTTGATGATTTAATGGCCGCTGGAATGCTTGTACACCCTCGAGCAGCTGAAAGACGTATGGCACTTGGTAATTTGCTTGGAATCGGATATTGTAATGGCAAGCAGCTGTACAAGCGGCTGGCGATGTTTGGAATTACGCGGGAGGAATTTGCCGGAGCTCTCGCCCAAATTGATCAGGGGGGCATTACTTCATGA
- the rsmA gene encoding 16S rRNA (adenine(1518)-N(6)/adenine(1519)-N(6))-dimethyltransferase RsmA, with the protein MSGREEISTPKRTKEIIQRYGFKFKKSLGQNFLIDQNILDKIVDAAGLDSESGALEIGPGIGALTERLALTAGAVTAVEIDRRLIPILRDVLSPYPHVKVRNDDVLNVNLQELFKEDFASVNKVSVVANLPYYVTTPILMKLLEEKLPLDNIVVMIQKEVAERMAASPGGKEYGSLSIAVQYYSEPELVCIVPRTVFIPQPNVESAVIRLKVRERPPVEVESEKHFFEVVQASFTQRRKTIANNLKARYFPEEGRERLEALLAEAGIEPTRRGETLSLEEYARLSGVLLAAGIE; encoded by the coding sequence ATGAGTGGTAGAGAGGAAATTTCGACTCCAAAACGGACGAAAGAAATTATTCAACGTTATGGATTCAAGTTCAAGAAGAGCTTAGGACAGAATTTTTTGATTGATCAAAATATATTGGACAAGATTGTTGACGCTGCTGGGCTAGATAGCGAATCAGGGGCATTGGAAATCGGTCCTGGGATTGGTGCCCTGACGGAGCGTTTGGCGCTAACCGCTGGTGCGGTGACCGCTGTGGAGATCGACCGTAGGCTGATTCCTATTTTAAGGGACGTACTTTCCCCTTATCCGCATGTTAAGGTTCGTAATGATGATGTTCTGAATGTAAATCTGCAGGAGCTGTTCAAAGAAGATTTTGCATCCGTGAACAAGGTAAGCGTAGTTGCCAATCTGCCGTATTATGTAACTACTCCGATTCTGATGAAGCTGCTCGAAGAGAAGCTTCCGCTTGATAACATTGTTGTAATGATTCAGAAAGAGGTTGCGGAGCGTATGGCCGCTTCTCCGGGAGGAAAGGAATACGGGAGTCTTAGCATTGCCGTGCAGTACTACAGCGAGCCTGAGCTCGTCTGCATTGTGCCGCGTACGGTGTTCATTCCTCAACCTAATGTGGAGTCCGCTGTAATCCGTCTAAAGGTAAGAGAGCGTCCACCGGTAGAAGTTGAGAGTGAGAAGCACTTCTTTGAGGTCGTCCAAGCTTCTTTCACACAGCGTCGCAAGACGATTGCTAACAATCTCAAGGCTCGTTACTTCCCTGAAGAGGGACGTGAGCGTCTGGAGGCTTTACTCGCAGAAGCTGGTATTGAACCAACACGTCGTGGAGAAACGTTAAGTCTAGAAGAATACGCCCGATTAAGCGGTGTTCTGTTGGCTGCTGGAATTGAATAA
- the yabG gene encoding sporulation peptidase YabG, with the protein MNLGDLVVRKSYGGDLTFRVDHIVQDRAVIKGTDFRLLADSPLNDLVQVPPTRITERGQQAQIKANESLTQLRKDRQEQSQRSGSALSEGAWAPSPKEAAYFEVPGKVLHLDGDPAYLNKSLSLYEQLRIPAEGHHVHESAMADTLYRLLPRVRPDIVVITGHDGVLKQQHTYDLHSLSSYKNSQNFVAAIRVARDYERNFDALTIVAGACQSHFEALLGAGANFASSPGRILIHALDPVYVAAKSSFTPIRDTVNLSEVLNNTISGNQGIGGIETRGSFRIGMPRLQNLSALKVTPSAI; encoded by the coding sequence ATGAATTTAGGAGACTTGGTCGTTCGTAAATCTTATGGCGGAGATTTGACTTTTCGTGTAGATCATATTGTGCAGGACAGAGCCGTCATTAAAGGCACAGATTTCCGTCTGTTGGCGGATTCTCCTCTGAATGACTTGGTTCAAGTGCCTCCTACCCGAATTACGGAACGAGGACAGCAGGCACAGATTAAAGCGAATGAATCACTGACACAGCTGCGGAAAGACCGACAGGAGCAAAGTCAGAGGAGCGGGAGCGCTCTATCAGAAGGAGCATGGGCTCCATCGCCCAAGGAAGCTGCTTATTTTGAAGTGCCGGGAAAAGTACTGCATCTGGATGGCGATCCAGCGTATTTGAATAAGAGCCTTAGCTTATACGAGCAATTGCGGATCCCTGCTGAAGGCCATCATGTTCATGAGTCCGCAATGGCTGACACTTTATACCGGCTGCTGCCCCGCGTGCGTCCAGATATTGTGGTGATTACCGGTCATGACGGGGTGCTGAAGCAACAGCATACTTACGATCTTCACAGTCTGAGCAGCTATAAAAATTCGCAAAACTTCGTAGCTGCTATTAGGGTAGCTAGGGATTATGAGCGAAATTTTGATGCGTTGACGATTGTTGCAGGTGCTTGTCAGTCACATTTTGAAGCACTGCTGGGGGCAGGGGCGAATTTCGCCAGTTCTCCTGGACGGATATTGATCCATGCCCTAGACCCAGTTTATGTAGCGGCAAAATCGTCGTTCACGCCCATTAGGGATACGGTGAATCTGAGTGAGGTTTTGAACAACACCATTAGTGGTAATCAGGGAATCGGCGGTATTGAGACCCGTGGCAGCTTCCGTATTGGGATGCCGCGTCTGCAGAACCTGTCAGCACTAAAAGTGACACCTTCCGCAATTTAA
- the veg gene encoding biofilm formation stimulator Veg, producing the protein MANNALLEIKRSLEAHVGHKITLRANGGRRKTVERTGVLEETYPSVFIVKLDQEQQTFKRVSYSYADILTESVEITVCEDDGQMRIMYIKA; encoded by the coding sequence ATGGCTAATAACGCGCTGTTGGAAATCAAACGCAGTCTCGAAGCTCACGTCGGTCATAAGATCACGTTGCGTGCAAACGGAGGTCGTCGTAAAACCGTAGAACGCACCGGTGTCCTGGAAGAAACGTACCCTTCTGTATTTATTGTCAAACTGGATCAGGAGCAGCAAACATTCAAGCGAGTCTCCTATAGCTATGCCGATATCCTTACTGAATCTGTGGAAATCACAGTATGTGAAGACGATGGGCAGATGCGGATTATGTATATTAAAGCTTAA
- a CDS encoding small, acid-soluble spore protein, alpha/beta type encodes MSRRKRGMMSEELKTELAKELGFYETVEREGWGGIRAKDAGNMVKRAIQLAEEAARKS; translated from the coding sequence ATGAGCCGCAGAAAACGAGGCATGATGTCGGAAGAACTAAAGACAGAGTTAGCCAAGGAGCTTGGTTTTTACGAAACTGTGGAACGTGAAGGCTGGGGAGGAATACGGGCGAAGGATGCAGGTAATATGGTGAAAAGAGCGATTCAGCTCGCTGAAGAGGCTGCCCGGAAATCTTAA
- the ispE gene encoding 4-(cytidine 5'-diphospho)-2-C-methyl-D-erythritol kinase produces the protein MKMYEKAPAKINLMLDVLHKRADGFHEVEMIMTMVDLADRLELSELPRDTIIISSQAGYIPLDEKNLAFQAARLIKERYNVKSGVHIHLDKRIPVAAGLAGGSSDAAATLRGLNRLWRLGIPAQELQELGAELGSDVPFCVTGGTALATGRGEKLTPIKNPPQCWVVLAKPPINVSTAEVYGRVRSNNIAVHPSARKMQDAIEAGDFGGVCNHLGNVLEDVTLKLHPEVQQLKEAMVKLGADGVLMSGSGPTVFGLVSKQSKVARIYNGLRGFCKEVYAVRSLN, from the coding sequence TTGAAAATGTATGAGAAGGCACCAGCTAAAATTAATTTGATGCTGGATGTGCTGCACAAGCGTGCTGACGGTTTTCATGAGGTGGAAATGATTATGACCATGGTAGATCTAGCAGACCGTTTAGAGCTGTCTGAGCTGCCAAGGGATACTATTATAATATCAAGTCAAGCGGGTTATATTCCCCTAGATGAGAAGAACCTGGCCTTTCAAGCGGCTAGGCTTATTAAAGAGCGTTATAACGTGAAGAGTGGTGTACATATCCATCTGGATAAAAGAATACCGGTGGCAGCTGGCCTGGCTGGCGGCAGCAGTGATGCAGCGGCTACCCTACGTGGTCTGAACCGACTGTGGCGCCTAGGTATACCTGCGCAGGAGCTGCAGGAGCTTGGCGCTGAGCTTGGCTCAGATGTGCCTTTCTGCGTTACAGGTGGCACTGCCTTGGCAACAGGTCGTGGCGAGAAGCTGACGCCGATTAAGAATCCTCCGCAATGCTGGGTAGTATTGGCTAAGCCACCTATCAATGTATCGACTGCGGAAGTATACGGACGTGTGCGGAGCAATAATATAGCTGTTCATCCTTCGGCTCGAAAGATGCAGGACGCGATCGAAGCTGGAGATTTTGGGGGCGTGTGTAATCATCTGGGCAATGTGCTTGAGGATGTTACCCTAAAGCTACATCCAGAGGTCCAGCAGCTCAAAGAGGCGATGGTTAAGCTCGGAGCAGACGGAGTGTTAATGTCCGGCAGCGGTCCTACAGTGTTCGGTTTAGTGTCCAAGCAGTCTAAAGTAGCAAGAATTTATAATGGACTGCGAGGGTTCTGCAAGGAAGTCTATGCAGTGAGATCACTCAATTAG
- the purR gene encoding pur operon repressor — MKKLKRSQRLVDMTQFLLERPHDLLPLSIFADRYGAAKSSISEDLAIIKEVFEGEGIGELQTLAGAAGGVRYIPVMPKEMALSFVKRLCVQLEQTDRILPGGYLYMSDLLGLPSLMEQAGKIIATAFYGSEIDVVMTVETKGIPLAYATAAQLGLPVVLVRRDHQVTEGSAVSINYVSGSHKSIHTMSLSRRALKEKSRVLIVDDFMKAGGTVRGMVDLLGEFNAEVAGVGVLVESGAVETEERLLHDYVSLVKLSEVDSKERRISAHPGNYFSS, encoded by the coding sequence GTGAAGAAATTAAAAAGAAGCCAACGTTTGGTAGACATGACTCAGTTTTTACTTGAGCGGCCACATGACCTACTGCCGCTGTCTATATTTGCCGATCGGTATGGAGCGGCTAAGTCCTCCATCAGTGAAGATTTGGCAATCATAAAAGAAGTATTTGAAGGTGAGGGCATTGGAGAGCTTCAGACCTTAGCCGGTGCAGCAGGTGGAGTACGTTATATTCCTGTGATGCCTAAAGAAATGGCGCTCTCTTTTGTTAAACGTTTATGTGTGCAGCTGGAACAGACAGATCGGATATTGCCTGGTGGTTATTTGTATATGTCGGACCTGCTTGGACTGCCATCTTTGATGGAGCAAGCTGGGAAGATCATCGCAACGGCCTTTTATGGATCGGAAATCGATGTGGTGATGACAGTAGAAACTAAAGGGATTCCGCTAGCCTATGCAACGGCAGCACAGCTCGGCTTGCCAGTGGTGCTGGTACGACGTGATCATCAGGTTACAGAAGGCTCAGCAGTAAGCATTAATTATGTATCTGGATCACATAAGAGCATACATACCATGTCTCTTTCTAGACGAGCACTCAAGGAGAAATCACGGGTACTCATTGTAGATGACTTTATGAAGGCAGGCGGGACCGTTCGAGGGATGGTTGATTTACTCGGTGAGTTCAATGCCGAAGTTGCTGGAGTGGGTGTGTTGGTCGAATCAGGTGCAGTAGAGACGGAAGAGCGTCTGTTGCATGACTATGTTTCTTTAGTGAAACTAAGCGAGGTAGACTCGAAAGAGCGGCGGATTTCCGCGCATCCGGGTAACTACTTTTCCTCTTGA
- the spoVG gene encoding septation regulator SpoVG — protein sequence MQITDVRLRRVNSEGRMKAIASITIDNEFVVHDIRVIDGNNGMFVAMPSKRTPDGEFRDIAHPISSGTREKIQSAVLAEYDRAATEEEEVIEEGA from the coding sequence ATGCAAATTACGGATGTCAGACTCCGCCGCGTTAACTCTGAGGGGAGAATGAAAGCAATCGCATCCATTACAATCGATAACGAGTTTGTTGTTCATGACATTCGCGTCATCGATGGTAATAACGGGATGTTTGTTGCAATGCCCAGCAAGCGTACACCGGATGGCGAATTCCGCGATATCGCTCACCCGATCTCTTCGGGAACACGCGAGAAGATTCAATCCGCGGTTCTGGCCGAGTACGATCGCGCCGCTACTGAAGAAGAAGAAGTTATTGAAGAGGGAGCTTAG
- the glmU gene encoding bifunctional UDP-N-acetylglucosamine diphosphorylase/glucosamine-1-phosphate N-acetyltransferase GlmU produces MKRMAVVLAAGQGKRMKSKLYKVLHPVCGKPMVGHVLDTVEATGCQRTVVVVGHGAEKVKAYVGQSAEYVLQETQLGTGHAVKQAKDLLGGEEGTTIVAYGDTPLITSETLIGLMALHEERQAAATVLTAVMDDPSGLGRIIRSEDGGLMKIVEQKDCNAEQAAIHEINTGIYCFDNIKLFSALEKVTNSNNQQEYYLTDVISILREQGDLVLAFQTEDANESIGVNDRLALSDAEGIMRQRINRKHMLGGVTIIDPASTYIGADVVIGSDTTIYPGTILKGKTVIGENCVIGPASEIEDCQIMDDATIKQSVLNQAQVGARTTVGPFAYLRPGSILGEEVKVGDFVEIKNATIGDGSKVSHLSYIGDASVGKNVNVGCGAITVNYDGYNKFTTTIEDDAFIGSNVNLIAPVSVGKGAFVVAGSTITRSVSENDLAVARVRQENKPGYAEKIRSRAKAKKDHSSPS; encoded by the coding sequence TTGAAAAGAATGGCTGTAGTTCTTGCCGCAGGTCAAGGCAAGCGAATGAAATCTAAATTATATAAGGTGCTGCACCCCGTTTGCGGTAAGCCAATGGTAGGGCACGTGCTTGATACAGTAGAAGCGACCGGATGCCAGCGCACCGTTGTTGTTGTTGGGCATGGCGCAGAGAAGGTTAAGGCCTATGTAGGGCAAAGTGCGGAATACGTGCTGCAGGAAACTCAGCTCGGTACTGGTCACGCTGTCAAACAAGCTAAGGATTTGCTCGGTGGTGAAGAAGGAACGACGATTGTTGCTTATGGTGACACTCCGCTTATTACATCGGAGACGCTGATAGGATTGATGGCTCTGCATGAGGAGCGTCAGGCGGCAGCGACTGTATTAACCGCAGTAATGGATGATCCATCTGGATTAGGACGGATTATACGTAGTGAAGATGGCGGCTTAATGAAGATCGTAGAACAGAAAGATTGTAATGCCGAACAGGCAGCTATTCATGAAATCAACACAGGAATTTATTGCTTTGATAACATTAAGTTATTTTCGGCTTTAGAGAAGGTTACTAACAGCAATAATCAACAGGAATATTATTTGACAGATGTTATCAGTATTTTGCGTGAGCAAGGTGATCTTGTTTTAGCATTCCAGACTGAGGATGCTAACGAGTCTATTGGTGTTAATGACCGTTTAGCTTTATCTGATGCGGAAGGTATTATGCGTCAACGTATCAACCGCAAACATATGCTGGGTGGCGTAACCATAATCGATCCTGCCTCCACATATATCGGAGCAGATGTAGTCATTGGGTCGGATACAACGATCTATCCAGGAACCATCTTGAAGGGTAAAACTGTAATCGGTGAGAACTGTGTGATCGGACCGGCAAGTGAAATCGAAGATTGTCAGATCATGGACGACGCGACGATTAAGCAATCCGTATTGAATCAAGCACAAGTTGGCGCACGGACTACCGTTGGGCCTTTTGCCTATTTGCGTCCAGGTTCTATACTTGGAGAAGAAGTGAAGGTTGGAGATTTCGTCGAGATCAAGAATGCTACGATTGGTGACGGTTCTAAGGTGTCGCATCTTAGCTATATTGGCGACGCATCTGTGGGTAAGAATGTAAACGTCGGTTGCGGTGCGATTACTGTTAACTACGACGGGTATAATAAATTTACGACAACAATTGAAGACGATGCCTTTATCGGCAGTAACGTTAACCTTATTGCACCGGTTTCTGTGGGCAAGGGGGCTTTTGTTGTAGCTGGTTCGACAATTACGCGTTCCGTTTCAGAGAACGATCTGGCTGTTGCCAGAGTACGGCAGGAGAATAAACCGGGATATGCAGAGAAGATCCGTTCCCGTGCAAAAGCGAAGAAAGACCACTCGAGTCCATCGTAA